A region from the Carassius auratus strain Wakin unplaced genomic scaffold, ASM336829v1 scaf_tig00015374, whole genome shotgun sequence genome encodes:
- the LOC113074678 gene encoding microfibril-associated glycoprotein 4-like isoform X2: MISVGNNKDKGGWTVIQRRMDGSVNFYRPWDQYKRGFGNVEGEYWLGLENMYQLARNRKYMLRVDLEDFDGSKSYAVYSSFSVGPEADGYKLQVSGFKDGGAGDSLFYHNEQKFSTFDKDQDKDNNNNCAKKFLGAFWYNECHYTNPNGVYLWGEDPTLLAIGNVWYTWKSNWALGMKSITMKIKPVP, translated from the exons ATGATCTCAGTTGGAAACAATAAAGACAAAGGAGGATGGACG GTGATTCAGAGGAGAATGGACGGCAGTGTGAATTTCTATCGGCCGTGGGATCAGTACAAGAGAGGATTTGGGAATGTGGAGGGAGAATACTGGCTGG GGCTGGAGAACATGTACCAGCTGGCACGCAACAGGAAGTACATGCTGAGAGTGGATCTGGAGGACTTTGATGGAAGCAAAAGTTATGCTGTGTACTCGTCCTTTTCTGTGGGTCCTGAAGCTGATGGGTATAAACTACAAGTTTCAGGATTCAAAGATGGAGGAGCAG GGGACTCTTTGTTCTACCATAATGAACAGAAGTTTTCCACCTTTGACAAAGACCAAGACAAGGACAATAATAACAACTGTGCCAAAAAGTTTCTCGGGGCATTTTGGTACAATGAATGTCACTATACAAACCCCAACGGTGTGTATTTGTGGGGTGAAGATCCCACCCTTTTAGCCATTGGAAATGTTTGGTACACCTGGAAGAGCAATTGGGCCCTCGGTATGAAATCCATCACCATGAAGATCAAACCTGTGCCCTAA